A stretch of the Theileria equi strain WA chromosome 1, complete sequence genome encodes the following:
- a CDS encoding hypothetical protein (encoded by transcript BEWA_023860A), translated as MNPNSPLSCCRPKNEQSSPLFRQQYVNQGGKVKLTMPLSPMHYLTNANGYINDMRYPPLRWENNTFHYPGVYDYPVPPSDVIKHPYDFDFKERFDNEPSYNTRKAVTPTMSFVAQPKRQTSAHYVIPSPECNNCQVNGPNIEILLASVNEKLLEIMKKLVDVDEKVSRLEKAYGDLAIKNKVAEAMNEVIPQKTFAQIHNPQEENPNHDDKLVKNMSIVSQVQSELKDTSDLVGKYLKVNHYQKSKDVGMRQETLNNRLVHAKEDEPKSKAIGSGKNVPAILNGNDKCAEGTEELALAEEKNSEILEAIERRFKMLIGSMNSKSVSEDPKSKNEICLPGENGETKDTSLAMKPVICTPPALVNEDVNPPQEIKDLNLTDTEIKYLEDCYEKETEDRLTCDLVPETRTDFETIIKEDSLCGMNTMEFCE; from the coding sequence ATGAATCCAAACTCTCCATTGAGTTGCTGTAGACCCAAAAATGAACAATCAAGTCCACTTTTCAGGCAGCAATATGTAAACCAGGGTGGTAAAGTCAAACTAACAATGCCGCTATCACCAATGCACTATCTAACTAATGCAAATGGATACATCAATGACATGAGGTACCCTCCTCTAAGATGGGAGAATAATACGTTCCATTACCCAGGAGTTTACGACTATCCCGTTCCCCCAAGCGATGTAATAAAACATCCATACGATTTTGACTTTAAAGAAAGATTTGACAATGAGCCAAGTTATAACACGAGAAAGGCTGTTACACCTACAATGTCATTTGTGGCGCAACCAAAGAGGCAAACTTCAGCTCACTATGTCATACCAAGCCCAGAGTGTAATAATTGTCAAGTCAATGGACCAAACATTGAAATACTCTTGGCAAGTGTTAACGAAAAGCTCTTGGAGATTATGAAGAAACTGGTCGATGTGGATGAAAAGGTGTCAAGGTTGGAAAAGGCTTATGGAGATTTAGCAATAAAGAATAAAGTTGCCGAAGCTATGAACGAGGTCATTCCTCAAAAAACATTCGCACAAATTCATAATccacaagaagaaaatcCAAACCACGACGATAAATTGGTGAAGAATATGTCAATTGTATCTCAGGTACAGAGTGAACTCAAGGATACAAGCGACTTAGTGGGAAAATATCTCAAGGTAAATCACTATCAAAAGAGTAAAGACGTAGGAATGAGACAAGAGACCTTAAATAATAGACTAGTGCATgcaaaggaagatgaacCGAAATCGAAAGCAATTGGTTCtggaaagaatgtaccaGCTATTTTAAATGGAAATGACAAATGTGCTGAGGGTACAGAAGAACTCGCACTTGCAGAGGAAAAAAATTCGGAAATCCTAGAGGCTATTGAAAGGAGATTTAAAATGCTTATTGGGAGCATGAACTCAAAAAGCGTTTCTGAGGACCCCAAGAGTAAAAACGAGATTTGTCTTCCTGGGGAAAATGGCGAAACAAAAGATACCTCATTGGCTATGAAACCCGTTATATGTACACCCCCAGCCCTTGTGAATGAAGATGTTAATCCACCACAGGAGATTAAAGATCTGAATCTAACTGACACGGAAATAAAGTATCTGGAAGACTGTTATGAGAAGGAAACCGAGGATAGACTAACATGTGACTTGGTTCCAGAAACTAGAACAGACTTTGAGACCATTATAAAGGAAGATTCCCTTTGTGGAATGAATACGATGGAATTTTGTGAATAA
- a CDS encoding hypothetical protein (encoded by transcript BEWA_023870A) produces MYGVTAQLSRKARFHVSRVFQHVALLNGPHGVKSRFFSTLDDEKVENYYVLKDIRDSTKCTGFDEDDPRGKFTNRDDTVEEFTEIVDEKLPNVAKDVVPLYKKCKLTKTLIKVEIPIKKLDSEELVSSLLFLFPSIPFDVDVKDLFYHLNGGTALQLADDQIRNVKMFEQRVSELLAYNRFNLKQTLVVALIFDHCGLLTHELRNKLLLAMQLNIYAFRPYDIAVAVHIYGKVQGRYDPFINTLGLVFYDLMIGGKTSLCPNGPSLGETMAVLSSFTSVGFSTSKLTDPIFGYLYEKLNEMSESQMVFALKSFFTISKDAKFVELYSRILSILFNNPLLFVEKFQEHAQESLSSDFGIQPVSIEAYPKSVKFPSDIPSLLLLFDALSNCKSEFLISSVHNRIEFKRLWSRNIKTGNMPWKVPGVGRIEDKIDVQSEECPKLVVTYKSQLPKLYTDVSKLIKDAFGPTLSSSGIVKYIFEHNTAVVNALDKENIPYHVYFPYNSSIQAISQGVDTNYSPFPVFKIELDALLEYKETLMNEHAKRFHVNNLATFCKGLGIETETLEFIPKQIEAEEWVNEIMHGLVLGNTGLLEGCRNKMEFYNVKAMDIANCIVFINDYSRYADLLPVDMLSSLYYRLLFTRPTYSNSPVELLDKICPKVLVLGNSHIAYTEDSEFYKTAHGMEYYLPPPSIRSLFKGDHTLNSVIFYVISHHLHYYMIPLVSSMTESQIIEVNTLLQQLMHPFYALSKVESEPRLLMDVAYCLGLFNNKHLLHSNIESLYSLGTMEVMKISEEHHHIYTAFLHVTSLYLESLITEIDGSKLTLKSQVKLLRTVLMLNALHRFFQKSKDGKPMALVQKLLGATSKNFFVHFSDPQKEELDDRLTVEDDVLFLQVLSDILELDVIENRYKLLNHVILGVFRRIKYYSLEEIVPILSSLSSINSHFNGINIEDDEFLEQVSQSVKIVQGQLLESITSGTCTENTETSFTEQGKSCFLFFVEQSAHNYA; encoded by the coding sequence ATGTACGGTGTAACAGCGCAGTTGTCTAGGAAGGCAAGATTCCATGTGTCTAGGGTATTTCAGCATGTAGCGTTGCTGAATGGACCACACGGGGTGAAGTCACGTTTCTTTTCCACCctggatgatgaaaaagtgGAAAACTATTACGTGCTAAAGGACATTAgagattccacaaaatgCACTGGatttgatgaagatgacCCTAGAggtaaatttacaaatagGGATGATACTGTGGAAGAATTTACAGAGATAGTGGATGAAAAACTGCCGAATGTAGCCAAGGACGTTGTCCCACTGTATAAAAAGTGTAAGCTGACAAAGACTCTGATAAAGGTGGAGATACCCATAAAGAAACTTGACTCTGAAGAACTTGTTAGCTCCCTCTTGTTTTTATTTCCAAGTATTCCATTCGATGTTGATGTTAAAGATCTATTTTATCACCTAAATGGTGGCACAGCTCTGCAGCTTGCAGACGACCAAATTCGCAATGTCAAGATGTTTGAGCAAAGAGTATCGGAACTTTTGGCTTACAATCGTTTTAATCTAAAACAAACTCTAGTTGTAGCACTAATTTTTGACCACTGTGGACTATTAACTCACGAGTTACGAAATAAATTGTTACTGGCCATGCAACTAAATATCTATGCCTTTCGCCCGTATGATATTGCGGTTGCTGTTCACATTTATGGAAAAGTCCAAGGGAGATATGatccatttataaatacacTAGGGCTCGTGTTTTATGATTTAATGATAGGCGGAAAAACATCGCTGTGCCCAAATGGGCCATCCCTTGGTGAAACAATGGCTGTACTTTCCTCATTTACCAGCGTTGGATTCTCTACTAGCAAACTAACTGATCCAATTTTTGGATATCTCTACGAGAAACTTAATGAAATGTCTGAATCACAGATGGTTTttgcattaaaatcattCTTTACCATATCTAAagatgcaaaatttgttgAGCTCTACTCACGCATTCTGTCGATACTTTTCAATAATCCCCTCTTATTTGTGGAAAAGTTCCAGGAGCATGCCCAAGAATCATTATCGTCAGATTTTGGAATTCAACCAGTCAGTATTGAAGCATACCCAAAAAGCGTAAAGTTCCCATCTGACATTCCTTCATTGCTCTTGCTATTCGATGCGCTTTCAAACTGTAAATCAGAGTTCCTAATTTCATCGGTACACAATAGAATAGAGTTCAAACGCTTATGGAGCCGTAATATAAAGACTGGAAATATGCCATGGAAAGTACCTGGAGTTGGACGAATTGAAGATAAGATAGATGTCCAATCTGAGGAATGTCCTAAACTTGTTGTAACATATAAAAGTCAACTGCCTAAATTGTATACAGATGTATCGAAACTAATAAAGGATGCATTTGGTCCTACATTGTCATCTAGTGGTATTGTAaagtatatttttgaaCATAATACGGCTGTAGTAAATGCACTGGACAAGGAAAACATACCTTATCATGTCTACTTTCCGTACAATAGTTCAATCCAGGCCATTTCACAAGGCGTTGATACAAATTACTCACCGTTCCctgtatttaaaattgaaTTGGATGCTTTATTGGAATATAAGGAAACGCTAATGAATGAACATGCAAAGAGGTTCCACGTGAACAACTTGGCAACATTTTGCAAGGGCCTAGGTATAGAAACTGAAACATTGGAGTTCATACCGAAACAAATTGAGGCGGAAGAATGGGTGAATGAAATTATGCATGGACTTGTACTTGGTAATACCGGTCTATTAGAAGGTTGTAGGAACAAGATGGAGTTTTACAATGTTAAAGCTATGGACATTGCAAACTGTATCGTTTTCATCAATGATTATTCTAGGTATGCAGATCTATTGCCAGTTGATATGCTATCAAGTCTATATTATCGTCTTTTATTCACAAGACCTACGTATTCAAATTCTCCCGTTGAATTATTGGATAAAATTTGCCCCAAAGTCCTTGTTTTGGGCAATTCACATATTGCATACACTGAAGATTCTGAGTTTTACAAGACTGCGCACGGCATGGAGTACTATCTTCCTCCACCATCGATAAGATCGCTTTTCAAGGGAGACCATACACTCAACTCTGTCATATTTTACGTCATTTCACACCATCTCCACTATTACATGATTCCATTGGTATCCTCCATGACAGAATCGCAAATTATAGAGGTAAATACACTACTTCAACAATTAATGCATCCATTCTACGCACTTTCAAAGGTTGAATCTGAGCCTAGGCTGTTAATGGATGTAGCCTATTGTCTTGGTCTTTTCAATAACAAACATCTCCTTCATTCAAACATTGAATCATTATATTCATTGGGGACTATGGAAGTAATGAAAATCTCAGAAGAACATCACCACATTTATACAGCATTCTTACATGTGACATCTCTGTACCTTGAAAGTTTAATCACGGAGATCGACGGGTCTAAGTTAACACTTAAAAGTCAGGTTAAATTGCTAAGGACTGTGCTTATGCTAAATGCACTCCACCGATTTTTTCAGAAGTCAAAAGACGGAAAACCAATGGCGCTAGTGCAAAAATTGTTGGGAGCAACTAGTAAAAATTTTTTCGTTCACTTTTCTGATCCACAGAAAGAGGAACTTGATGATAGATTAACTGTAGAGGATGACgttttatttttacaagttcTCTCTGATATACTTGAGCTAGATGTTATCGAGAATAGATACAAGTTGCTAAACCATGTAATATTGGGTGTATTTAGGAGGATAAAATATTACTCTCTTGAGGAAATAGTTCCAATTCTATCGTCTTTGTCATCAATTAACTCTCACTTTAACGGTATTAATATAGAAGATGACGAATTCTTGGAACAAGTATCGCAATCGGTAAAAATTGTTCAGGGGCAACTTCTAGAGTCTATAACATCCGGAACATGCACTGAAAATACTGAAACATCCTTTACAGAACAAGGGAAAAGTTGTTTTTTGTTCTTTGTTGAACAGTCTGCACACAATTATGCATAA
- a CDS encoding casein kinase II beta chain, putative (encoded by transcript BEWA_023880A) — protein MYRKSSMTPGLQGMTTDSVETLKWIPWFTSLEGHEFLLQIEESFIKDQYNLGVLKNMRNYESAMKMILGPAPTEEVFMDSKFLEVYMNATDLYGLLHSRYITTPTGLMLMKEKYQNGVFGHCPRVKCQRQNVLPLGFSDNLHNHRIKTYCPRCQEAYAVRTSEINADIDGAFFGRSFPHLFLLTFPHLLPDGQPAPYVPKIFGFKVHNISSLVQIKLENGEFGKSSCVSQDNNIRVDSVN, from the exons ATGTATAGAAAAAGCAGCATGACTCCTGGGTTGCAGGGAATGACCACAGATTCCGTAGAAACGCTAAAATGGATCCCGTGGTTCACGTCCTTGGAAGGTCATGAGTTCCTTTTACAG ATTGAGGAATCCTTCATAAAGGACCAGTATAATCTGGGCGTTTTAAAGAACATGAGGAACTACGAAAGCGCcatgaaaatgatactgGGACCAGCTCCTACTGAGGAAGTTTTCATGGACAGCAAGTTCCTGGAAGTCTACATGAATGCTACCGACCTGTATGGATTGTTGCACTCGCGGTACATCACGACTCCAACTGGCCTTATGCTCATG AAGGAAAAGTACCAGAATGGAGTATTTGGTCACTGTCCGAGAGTCAAGTGTCAGAGGCAGAACGTCTTGCCTTTGGGATTTAGCGATAACCTTCACAACCACAGGATCAAGACCTACTGTCCCAGATGCCAGGAAGCGTATGCAGTGAGAACTTCGGAGATAAACGCAGACATTGACGGGGCGTTTTTCGGAAGATCATTTCCTCACCTATTTCTACTCACCTTCCCGCATCTACTGCCTGACGGACAGCCGGCTCCTTATGTTCCAAAGATTTTTGGTTTCAAGGTTCATAATATAAGTTCTTTGGTGCAAATTAAGCTTGAGAAT GGCGAATTTGGCAAGAGCAGCTGCGTATCGCAAGATAATAATATCAGAGTAGATTCTGTAAACTAG
- a CDS encoding hypothetical protein (encoded by transcript BEWA_023890A) translates to MIGLSLRRSAQKVCDALVTFGLQLNSVTFVSHPGVMAVAQLLEMKSLVEHRAHFTQDDVNRMYEFDAATAEKAQVAVDHDLPISHYNLDYLDKPGFLESLIEEKKMNEDIAKEVMEAPVGQYKQPELLKSYKPPIVPIEWRQHELAITNLMVEVQPSLLREMETQKKMREFMEKHKERVEQKA, encoded by the exons ATGATTGGCCTTAGCCTGCGTCGCTCTGCCCAAAAGGTATGCGATGCCCTCGTTACGTTTGGTTTGCAATTGAACAGCGTCACGTTCGTATCGCATCCAG GCGTTATGGCGGTAGCGCAGCTCCTAGAAATGAAGTCCTTGGTGGAGCACAGAGCTCACTTTACTCAGGACGACGTTAATCGTATGTACGAGTTCGATGCGGCCACAGCAGAGAAGGCCCAGGTCGCTGTGGACCACGATTTGCCAATTTCTCACTACAACTTGGACTATTTGGACAAGCCGGGCTTCCTTGAGAGCTTGATTGAggagaagaagatgaacGAGGACATTGCCAAGGAGGTTATGGAGGCGCCAGTCGGTCAATACAAGCAGCCAGAGTTGCTCAAGTCTTACAAGCCTCCCATT GTACCAATTGAGTGGAGACAGCACGAATTGGCCATAACCAACCTCATGGTTGAAGTCCAGCCATCTCTTTTGCGTGAGATGGAAACGCAGAAGAAGATGCGCGAGTTTATGGAAAAGCACAAGGAACGTGTAGAACAAAAGGCATAA
- a CDS encoding hypothetical protein (encoded by transcript BEWA_023900A), with product MASAAQEIRILFKGPGDRLFVTYKPLGWYLSAPPGKTKCGNSLAAIIAAKLGFTAECIKFSSKLGLNQRGLVIGATDDGMYNQLNRYVEQGLCTKTYKCIIRANNMYNVWSDGEFPMKQALKRFSYRYGSSEGTINFHLHKCPDTLSLRSLGNDLGNYIRLGSSKTKSQFISKSSAVYARVCKEDGPHRMEYRITNLRDHLRKLMEEENIEMPKGVNYSQFRLLEIKISDNTVDRHLLEIMSSLGIDPVGMPSTRLKFLEHVGVKHYQNGLLMELCEIELPHPIYKMKTIQVRMSNEDFSKFLHLLNH from the coding sequence ATGGCATCTGCGGCTCAAGAGATTCGGATACTCTTCAAGGGCCCAGGTGATCGCTTATTCGTGACCTATAAACCGCTAGGATGGTACCTGTCTGCGCCTCCTGGTAAGACAAAGTGCGGCAACTCGCTAGCGGCTATAATCGCAGCTAAGCTGGGATTTACTGCAGAATGTATCAAATTCTCAAGTAAACTTGGTCTAAACCAGCGAGGACTGGTCATTGGAGCCACCGACGATGGCATGTACAATCAGCTCAATCGCTACGTCGAACAAGGGCTGTGCACCAAGACCTACAAGTGTATAATCCGAGCAAACAACATGTATAACGTATGGTCAGATGGTGAATTCCCCATGAAACAGGCCCTCAAACGCTTCAGTTACCGATATGGAAGCTCCGAAGGTACCATCAACTTTCATCTCCACAAGTGTCCAGACACGCTCTCCCTTAGGAGTTTGGGCAATGACCTCGGAAACTACATTCGCCTTGGATCCTCCAAGACCAAATCACAATTCATATCAAAGTCCAGTGCCGTCTATGCACGAGTCTGCAAAGAGGATGGACCGCATCGCATGGAATATAGAATCACAAATCTCAGAGATCACTTGCGCAAATtgatggaagaagagaatatAGAAATGCCAAAAGGGGTAAACTACTCTCAATTCAGACTCCTGGAAATCAAAATTAGCGATAATACTGTAGACCGCCACCTGCTCGAAATCATGTCATCCCTGGGAATAGATCCAGTAGGAATGCCAAGCACAAGGTTGAAATTTCTTGAACATGTAGGAGTTAAACATTATCAAAATGGCTTACTCATGGAGCTGTGCGAAATTGAGTTGCCACATCCAATTTACAAGATGAAAACCATCCAGGTCAGAATGTCCAACGAGgacttttcaaagtttttaCATTTGCTAAATCACTAA
- a CDS encoding hypothetical protein (encoded by transcript BEWA_023910A) produces the protein MLRDVNVHILPCLIEYNGKTDVRERFEKRINSLKEEDSNPDAIDGNRTIKDICGEVVDAANFDVKVTEQCVGDVYASMNKIDDFLKKDRFNTLFRGRELRGKEVNLEKMGYSMSVVSSSESQRVHDFLKNEGISCKKLTKTANIDPVTIWDLETDISPNNQNLVGYKYLLISPSIADYSGEQEYVNSHLKT, from the exons ATGCTAAGGGACGTGAATGTGCACATTCTTCCGTGCTTAATAGAGTATAATGGGAAGACTGATGTGAGAGAACGCTTTGAGAAGCGAATAAATTCCttaaaggaagaagattctaACCCAGACGCTATTGATG GAAATCGCACGATAAAGGACATTTGTGGAGAAGTAGTCGATGCCGCAAACTTTGATGTAAAGGTGACTGAGCAGTGTGTAGGCGACGTCTACGCTTCCATGAACAAGATTGACGATTTTTTGAAGAAGGATAGGTTCAATACACTCTTCCGTGGTAGAGAATTGCGCGGGAAGgaggtaaatttggagaaaatgGGCTACAGCATGTCCGTTGTGAGCTCATCGGAATCGCAAAGGGTCCATGATTTCCTAAAGAATGAAGGGATTTCCTGCAAAAAGCTGACCAAAACAGCAAATATAGACCCAGTAAC AATTTGGGACTTGGAGACTGACATTAGTCCGAATAATCAAAACCTCGTAGGCTACAAGTATCTACTCATATCTCCATCT ATTGCAGACTATAGCGGGGAACAAGAGTATGTGAATAGTCATCTTAAAACTTAG
- a CDS encoding hypothetical protein (encoded by transcript BEWA_023920A), which yields MKPQILSRHVSFDTLASVPWVGVSRLVTIMENVIKRGPNTKNTWISLISRANIIMKSFSTRHLSRMIMILSKCQFCDQSFIERLKSESMKRVDDSDILSCSGFLFGLDKMGVCDAVLLNHFRNRVIDQIPASTVAYPLVLLLNIFAKHKDREMTNILLSEILKKKDTLTPQGFAMPLIDVLSNFSKDDEIAVALTPLFLESLNNSENMDLRSLVQVYNALGKSEFPSKSHYLDFLANHIVKHIEWVLFAALIPKFVGKYTPNIPNFKLLRKSIAYKSRAAG from the exons ATGAAACCGCAAATTTTATCAAGACATGTCTCCTTTGATACGCTGGCATCGGTTCCATGGGTTGGTGTCTCCAGGTTGGTTACAATCATGGAGAATGTCATTAAAAGGGGACCAAACACGAAAAATACATGGATATCGTTGATAAGTCGAGCAAATATTATCATGAAGAGCTTCAGTACTAGACATCTCTCTAGGATGATTATGATTTTAAGCAAGTGTCAGTTTTGCGACCAAAGCTTCATCGAACGACTAAAATCTGAAAGTATGAAAAGGGTTGACGATTCAGATATCCTCTCTTGCAGCG GGTTCCTCTTTGGACTTGACAAAATGGGAGTTTGCGACGCTGTACTCTTGAATCACTTTAGAAACAGGGTAATAGATCAAATTCCAGCATCAACGGTAGCTTATCCGCTCGTTTTG CTGCTAAATATATTTGCAAAACACAAGGATAGGGAAATGACGAATATTCTTCTATCGGAAATACTAAAGAAAAAGGATACCCTTACACCTCAGGGCTTTGCAATGCCCTTGATAGATGTGCTTTCAAACTTCTccaaagatgatgaaattgcCGTTGCTCTGACTCCTCTGTTTCTAGAATCTCTAAACAACTCAGAGAATATGGATCTTAGGTCATTGGTGCAGGTTTACAACGCACTGGGAAAGTCAGAGTTTCCATCTAAATCGCATTACTTGGACTTTTTGGCGAATCACATTGTAAAACACATTGAATGGGTACTTTTTGCGGCACTAATTCCGAAATTTGTAGGCAAGTATACACCAAATATCCCTAATTTTAAGCTCCTCCGCAAAAGTATCGCATATAAATCAAGAGCTGCTGGATAA